Genomic window (Ananas comosus cultivar F153 linkage group 1, ASM154086v1, whole genome shotgun sequence):
NNNNNNNNNNNNNNNNNNNNNNNNNNNNNNNNNNNNNNNNNNNNNNNNNNNNNNNNNNNNNNNNNNNNNNNNNNNNNNNNNNNNNNNNNNNNNNNNNNNNNNNNNNNNNNNNNNNNNNNNNNNNNNNNNNNNNNNNNNNNNNNNNNNNNNNNNNNNNNNNNNNNNNNNNNNNNNNNNNNNNNNNNNNNNNNNNNNNNNNNNNNNNNNNNNNNNNNNNNNNNNNNNNNNNNNNNNNNNNNNNNNNNNNNNNNNNNNNNNNNNNNNNNNNNNNNNNNNNNNNNNNNNNNNNNNNNNNNNNNNNNNNNNNNNNNNNNNNNNNNNNNNNNNNNNNNNNNNNNNNNNNNNNNNNNNNNNNNNNNNNNNNNNNNNNNNNNNNNNNNNNNNNNNNNNNNNNNNNNNNNNNNNNNNNNNNNNNNNNNNNNNNNNNNNNNNNNNNNNNNNNNNNNNNNNNNNNNNNNNNNNNNNNNNNNNNNNNNNNNNNNNNNNNNNNNNNNNNNNNNNNNNNNNNNNNNNNNNNNNNNNNNNNNNNNNNNNNNNNNNNNNNNNNNNNNNNNNNNNNNNNNNNNNNNNNNNNNNNNNNNNNNNNNNNNNNNNNNNNNNNNNNNNNNNNNNNNNNNNNNNNNNNNNNNNNNNNNNNNNNNNNNNNNNNNNNNNNNNNNNNNNNNNNNNNNNNNNNNNNNNNNNNNNNNNNNNNNNNNNNNNNNNNNNNNNNNNNNNNNNNNNNNNNNNNNNNNNNNNNNNNNNNNNNNNNNNNNNNNNNNNNNNNNNNNNNNNNNNNNNNNNNNNNNNNNNNNNNNNNNNNNNNNNNNNNNNNNNNNNNNNNNNNNNNNNNNNNNNNNNNNNNNNNNNNNNNNNNNNNNNNNNNNNNNNNNNNNNNNNNNNNNNNNNNNNNNNNNNNNNNNNNNNNNNNNNNNNNNNNNNNNNNNNNNNNNNNNNNNNNNNNNNNNNNNNNNNNNNNNNNNNNNNNNNNNNNNNNNNNNNNNNNNNNNNNNNNNNNNNNNNNNNNNNNNNNNNNNNNNNNNNNNNNNNNNNNNNNNNNNNNNNNNNNNNNNNNNNNNNNNNNNNNNNNNGTatttggtgcttataaattttttatcgttagatttatacttttaattatttttatctgttagattatactattaaaccaaccacccactaaatcctagaaggcccacatcatcctaaccgcgcatctcttaattcaaaggccaaaaatctacaagcaccactaactttgtacttttaaaagcataggaactcaattctatatatatatatatatagagaactaggctactatgctattaatagcaccaagtcattcgtgctactaagtttttggctattggattaagagatgtgcggttaggatgatttgggcccctagggttgagtgggtggttggttgcaTAGTAAGacctaacaggtgaaaatgatcaaaagggtagatcgaacggtggaaaacttggtagcaccaagtgcatactatcaatagcacggGGCCttccgtgctactaagttgttttcgatgatgcggcttccaaatcgacgatcggctccgttagacttgatctacactattaaaagtatttgaatactaaatttcataatttttcgacatcatttgactagtgatcaaaagatctcaaaattgaccattttaatggccgatgtggcgtGTTTGTAATTAGTTTAACGAtttaaaacaatccaaatccgatgaaaattttacgaaaaattcttttcactatttagagtaagatcagtatatctgatcttgaatttaaatcttttatcattattttttatgagatttttattttcagccgtttaattttagactatttgtttgataggtaaatgatatcaaaaacttataaaatttagtttacaaatacttttaatagtgtaaatcaagtctaatggagctgatcgtcaatttggaaggtacatcatcgaaaacaacttggtagcatggaaggccccgtgctatcgatagtatagcagctggactctatagggcgtgtttggttctcTAAATATTAATcccggaatcggaatcagaatgatCCATTCCGATTCTAGATGTTTGGTATGCCGTAATCTTATTCCGGTTCTGTTTCCATTCCGGAATGGGAATCGGCTAATCCGGGTAGAAACGAATTCGGCCTCGTACCccggattgaaaattgaatctcgacttaattatcttattattaCGCGCCACTCAACTCTCCCCTTGCCGCTCCCCAAGCTTCATCCCGTAAATAATTCCCTACCCCTCCTCCCCCGCCAACttttctctctactctctctctctctcttttttcttttattcccAAAAGTCACATAGACTTTGgactttctcaaaaaaaaaaaaaaaaaaaaaaaNNNNNNNNNNNNNNNNNNNNNNNNNNNNNNNNNNNNNNNNNNNNNNNNNNNNNNNNNNNNNNNNNNNNNNNNNNNNNNNNNNNNNNNNNNNNNNNNNNNNNNNNNNNNNNNNNNNNNNNNNNNNNNNNNNNNNNNNNNNNNNNNNNNNNNNNNNNNNNNNNNNNNNNNNNNNNNNNNNNNNNNNNNNNNNNNNNNNNNNNNNNNNNNNNNNNNNNNNNNNNNNNNNNNNNNNNNNNNNNNNNNNNNNNNNNNNNNNNNNNNNNNNNNNNNNNNNNNNNNNNNNNNNNNNNNNNNNNNNNNNNNNNNNNNNNNNNNNNNNNNNNNNNNNNNNNNNNNNNNNNNNNNNNNNNNNNNNNNNNNNNNNNNNNNNNNNNNNNNNNNNNNNNNNNNNNNNNNNNNNNNNNNNNNNNNNNNNNNNNNNNNNNNNNNNNNNNNNNNNNNNNNNNNNNNNNNNNNNNNNNNNNNNNNNNNNNNNNNNNNNNNNNNNNNNNNNNNNNNNNNNNNNNNNNNNNNNNNNNNNNNNNNNNNNNNNNNNNNNNNNNNNNNNNNNNNNNNNNNNNNNNNNNNNNNNNNNNNNNNNNNNNNNNNNNNNNNNNNNNNNNNNNNNNNNNNNNNNNNNNNNNNNNNNNNNNNNNNNNNNNNNNNNNNNNNNNNNNNNNNNNNNNNNNNNNNNNNNNNNNNNNNNNNNNNNNNNNNNNNNNNNNNNNNNNNNNNNNNNNNNNNNNNNNNNNNNNNNNNNNNNNNNNNNNNNNNNNNNNNNNNNNNNNNNNNNNNNNNNNNNNNNNNNNNNNNNNNNNNNNNNNNNNNNNNNNNNNNNNNNNNNNNNNNNNNNNNNNNNNNNNNNNNNNNNNNNNNNNNNNNNNNNNNNNNNNNNNNNNNNNNNNNNNNNNNNNNNNNNNNNNNNNNNNNNNNNNNNNNNNNNNNNNNNNNNNNNNNNNNNNNNNNNNNNNNNNNNNNNNNNNNNNNNNNNNNNNNNNNNNNNNNNNNNNNNNNNNNNNNNNNNNNNNNNNNNNNNNNNNNNNNNNNNNNNNNNNNNNNNNNNNNNNNNNNNNNNNNNNNNNNNNNNNNNNTCGATATTGCTGTCCTCTCACACGACCTTTCATCGCCCTTGACTCGAATGGAGATTTCCACCTTTTTTGATCCGAAGTGATTCGACAATCCCACCATCTTTTCATCATTTATCTCGCTTCCACACAATCTCCAACCGTGCAAACTTAAATCTCCTGCGAATAAGGCTGCAGCCCATGTAGAAAAGGCAACGCAAAACCCCACTGAATTCCGCTTTTCGATTTTAATAATTGCATCCACAAATCAAAGGCAAGCTCAAAATTTTCGAACTTTGGAgatgagaaaacaaaaaaaaaaaagaaaagaaaaaaagaagaagattaaTCAAAACTAGGTAGCAGACATTTTGTGGACAGCAGTTGTGAGAATTCAGGAGCGATAGCCCGCTCCATTCCATCCGGCGTCAACTGCGGCAGCAGGGCGCGAGGCCCTGTGGTTTGCTTTGCTCAGGTACTGCAGCACCGACTGCCTGGGGCTATCCGGCGCGGCCGGCTGCTCCGACGCGCCCCCGGCGAAGCCGTGCACGATGTACTGCTGCACCACCAGCACCGACGCGGTCGCCTTGAAGTCCGAGGAGGCCAGCAGGTCGCCGATCGGGCCCAGCTCGGCGCACTCGCCCCACCACGTACAGGTCGTGGATCGTCTCCATCGACCGGATGGCCCCCACCGTCTCCTCGCTGTTGTTCACCACCTTCTCCGCGTACACCACCGTCTCCGCGCCCACGTTCTTCAGCCGGAACTCGTTCACGAACTCGTCGTCGAGCAGTCGCTCcacgtcctcctccgccaccgcccccgccgccgccgccgcggccatcGGCGCCGAGGCGTCCGACGATCTGGCTCCCGACAGGGGCGAGGCCGAGTACTGCGCGCCTGCGGCGTCGGCGCCCGGGAGGAAGCGGACGACGGTGAGCGTGACCCCGGGGTGCTCGGCCATCCGCCAGGCGTAGGCGAGCGCCTCGCGGTCGTCGGGCCGGCGTACttggcggcgccggcgccggcgccgaggCCGCGGTCGACGAGGATGGCGACGGAGCAGGGGGCGTGGGCGAGGACCTTCTGGTTGACGGACTGGATGCCGGGGTTGATGGTCTCGAGGTCGCCGCCGACGGTGTGGGCCTTGTGGAAGGGGAGCACGATGAGCGCGGCGTGGCGGTCCTCGGCGATGCTGCAGATGTCCTCGTGCATGGACGAGTAGGGGGAGACGGCGGTCAGCGGCTGGATGGAGATGCCGCCGGCGTGCTGCTCGTAGTTCTCGAAGGCGGTGATGATCTGCTCGCTCTGCTgctgcccgccgccgccgccgccgccgcgggaggCGCCGGCCCTGCGGTGGTGGTGGCCGCCGGGCTTCGTCTGGATCGGGTTGTGGACGATGAGCATGGCGGAGGCGCGGCCGCTGAGCTCGATGAGGTGGAGGGCGTAGACGAAGATCGGCGACCGCTTCGTCGGGTTGGAGATCTCCAGGAGGCTGATGATGGAGGGCACGTTGCGGTTCGTGTGCACGCACGCCACCATCCGGAGCTCGCCGTCGGGCTTCGAGCGCTGCAGGTTCCGCCGCTTGTAGGCGACGTGGCGCCGCGGGGGGCGGTGGGTGAACAGCGCCGCCGGCGAAGCTATCGCCGTCACCACCAGAACTCCGAGCAGCAGTACGTTGTACACCTTCGCAGATAAAATCTGCAACACATGCAGCGTGAACATGTTGTAAGAGCTAGGGCCTAGGCTACTACAACCCAAAAATTGCtcgttaattaattagatatagcattgctcttttggaaaaacaaaaaaaaaaaaagaaaaaaaaatccaccaaGTCGATGATCAGTGTTCTTAACCATTTACTTATATACATGTCtaataaatttcttttctttattagatTAGctcctgcaaaaaaaaaaaaaaaaaaaaaaaaaaaaaatccaaaaactaaagaaaatggagctaaaaatttacaaataaacaTACCAGTGATAAAGCATGCCACTGGAATAAAGTAGTGCATGCACATCACCATGTCCGTGAGGTTTTGTCTGTCATCATGAAATACAGCGTAGTGATGGAATTAAGTGCAACATCCTCTACTTTTATGCTATAATAATGATATCAAAGTGCAAATTGGGNaaaaaaaaaaaaaaaaaaaaaaaaaaaaaaaaaaaaaaaaaaaaaaaatccttataaatcttaattagtataatatatatcatgtaaacagaagttatataaaaaaagcGCGCTCCTATCTAATCCAATTCACCACCGATACTGCCTTAAATTCACGTACGATTCAAAAGCTACAGCGTAATGTGAAATTTGAGtaactatttagaaattaattgaGTACGTAGGAAATGGCTAATTCTCTGCTTGAGAAGAGAATCGATCTGCACCGCACATGCGAATTCACACGTACCTGCTTTTCATAGCCAACTCCAAGGAGCATTATCTCAACGGGGCCTCTGATAGAGAGGAGGAAACCCAGCGTGAGCCCTTCGGAGACGGgcgtggagaagaagaaggagacgaGCAGGCCGGTCAGCACCTTGCACGCGCTGGCGAGGGCGATGATCAGCACCAAGTAGAAGCCCTCGTGCGGCAGCGGCTTCCACCCAGCCGGCCACTTGTTCTGCGGCAGGTCCGGGCTCCAGAGCACCTGCGCGTTGAACCTCATCCCGGCGTGGATGTAGAACACGGGCAGCAGCAGGTTCACCAGGAACTCCTCGGTGCGGTCGacgagcgccgccgccaccggccCCGTCGGCACCACGAGCCCGAAGAGGAACGCCCCCGTCATCGCGTGGATCCCGATCATCTCCGTCAGCACCCCCGCCACCGCCGTCCCAACCAGGATGACGCCGACGACCCCGTTGCTCACGCGCTCGCCCTCGGGCAGCCGCCGCAGCGCCCAGCTCATCACGGGCCGCACGGCCAGGAAGAAGACGGCGAAGAGAGCCGCCGTCGAGAGCAGCACGTACGCGCCCACCCGCCAGCCCTTCTTGGGGTTCGTCACGGCCAGCCCGGTCGCCAGGATCACCCACGACGCCGTCACGTTGGCGATGGACGCGAGGACCGCGAGCCGGCCGGTGTCGTTGCTGAGGATCTTGAAGTCCGCGATGAGGCGCGCGAGCACGGGGAAGGCGGTGACGGTGAGGACGGCGGCGACGAACACGACGAACGTCGGCCGCGGGAACGACCCGCCGTCGAGGTCCTTCGGCACCGGCTGCAGGCCGAAAAGGTAGACGGCCGAGACGGTGGCGGCGAAGGTGAGGACGGTGCTGGCGGTGGCGGCCGCCGCCACCTTCCTGCCCAGACCCTTCATGTATCTCATGTCGAGCTTGACGCCCACCAGGAAGACGAAGTATATCATGGCTAGGTTGGATACCGTCTCCAGCACCATGTATTCGTGCTTTGGAAGCATGTACTTGTCGTAATTCGATATCCTGCCGAGACCACTTTGACCCAAGAGAATCCCGACCTgcccttttatttattttttttccgtcAACTCAAAATCATATATAGCCCAACTTAAAGATCCAAAAGATCAACATACGCAACACATGCAAGACGATTAAATGCAGTTGTAAACATGGAAGACACAGCAGGTAAAagatcaaactatatatatatatatatatataatgtcaaggtaaaaacgtataaaatttatctgagcTTTGGGATATTGTTGACGTTGACATGCAGATGGCTAGCTAGCAGAGCAATTAGCAATTAATTTTAATGAGTTTCGGATTCGATCGTACCAGGATCTCAGCGATGATTTTGGGCTGCCCGAGGGGCTTGATGAGATACGCGAGAAGCCGCGCCAGGCTGACGAAGACGCAGACCTGCAGGAAGAACATGGGCACGGCGTAGGACGAAATGAACACACCCCGCCGCCAGGCACCGTTCAGGACGATCTGGTTTGCCGAGAAGCAACCCAGCCCGGACCCCGGCGTGCCCACCATGGCGACCGCCTCGATCAACCTCGATCGGTCGCGCTTTGcgccttcttttccttcttctttcttttcttattatgtgccccttcttcttcttcttggctCTCTATGTCAGGAAGATTAATTCATTTATGATGAAGACAGTTAATCAANatttaactattaaattatttttatataatttttatttaattaataattagacttataaaattatataaaaatattaaaaaaaataaaattattgtaaaaatattttagatccgCAGCATTgcgcgggtatttcactagtataATATATGTCAAGGTAAAAACGTACAAAATTTATCTGAGCTTTGGGATATTGTTGACGTTGACATGCAGATGGCTAGCTAGCAGAGCAATTAATTTTAATGAGTTTCGGATTCGATCGTACCAGGATCTCAGCGATGATTTTGGGCTGCCCGAGGGGCTTGATGAGATACGCGAGGAGCCGCGCCAGGCTGACGAAGACGCAGACCTGCAGGAAGAACATGGGCACGGCGTAGGACGAAATGAACGCACCCTTCCGCCAGGCGCCGTTCAGGACGATCTGGTTTGCCGAGAAGCAACCCAGTTGCCCGGACCCCGGCGTGCCCACCATGGCGACCGCCTCGATCAACCTCGATCGGTCGCGCTTTGcgccttcttttccttcttctttcttttcttattatgtgccccttcttcttcttcttcttggctCTCTATGTAAGGAAGATAAATTCATTTATGATGAAGACAGTTAATCAACCCAACTGTACAGAGAAATTATTGGCTGCACTCCGTGCATGGACGCCTTCCAACCATCGTCTCAATCTTAAGATTCGCTTGCCATCTTTTCTTAGTTAACATGTATTATTATTTccagcccctcaactataagctattttgaaataggcacccttttttttggttcatatttcttcttttttttatttttttggaggggagagataatatctaatatctcctttaaaattttaaaaaaaaagtctaatatATTCCTGATTGACCGGAATAATCATATTGACTTTCTACCCTTCTGCAAAAgttctttttaaatttgaatagttATAATTAGTCAAATTAATAGCTTTATCGAATTTAATTGGTCTAAAAAAAGGATATGATCTTATAGTATATCACTATTTAaggatcaattttttttacagtaatCTCGTCACtccctttttttaaatactttaaaattcaaaaggaaTTGTGTCAGAATTCTAAGATGGAGGATTATAAAATTACAGATTCTAACTGGTCGTAGACGACgcaattttctaattttttttagttttatttgctaacaaaataatataagcTATTGAAGTTGATAGaatcaacaaaaaatttaataaatttccaTGTAATCAATTAAAATCACTTGGCTCCGAGGAAAATAAAAGCTAGGAGAGTACAATTCTGGCAAAGACAAATATTAAAAGTGcgtcaaaaaaatataagttgaCGGAgacatttcaaaatggcctagaGTTTGGGGGTTTCTCcgtatatttttctatttttttcttaatttagcAAACGGAAGCTGCCAGTTTGTGTAGATGATGGAGATTGAAgtatgagaaaaaataataataataataataatcaacgGCCGTATGCGCGAATGCACTAGGTGCAGGAAATAACTGCCTGATTTGAGAAAACTTAATGGCGGTTGGAGCACTATTTCTGGGGAGGGGGGCATGCAGCTGCCTCGCAGTCTTTTGCTGTAAAACTCGCCTCACCAGGTTGGCTTAACTGAGGACAAGGGTAGTCGCCATTTTCGCCACAAGAAGTTGTTGGCTAGACCAAACGTACCATGCTATTTTTGCACACCCagggaaaatatatatatatatttattgtcaCTAGCtgagtgtacgtgcaaatgtatgtaacaattattttaatttatttcaaatcaataaaaatttataaatcatatttatcaacaaatttagaataaaatttatattataaatttaattttttgatccattatataattcaaaatttttaattgttaatttatgtttaatatcaaaatttaaaaattaaatctaaatcacgatttaaactcaaatttaaattttaatgtaaaatagatggatcaaagtgctattttttaacagattgattataatcgtttatttttatttgaaatatttttaacagattgatcataaatgttcgtagaattaaatttattgatagatttgaatgttttttttaacagattgatcaaaTTATAACCGTTCattcttatttaaaatattttttttacaaattaatcataatcgtTAGTAAAAACTTCCTTCTGTTATTCTAATATACTTAATATATAGTACATATTTTGGCTagtaatacaaatttaaaaaattaattttgaataccACGTGATTGGCAGGTATTACATTAGATAGagcataaatttaattaatatttaaattatcatattaacgggtattaattataaatttaaaatataattttgaatactacGTGATTGGCAGGTTTAATgtttgagaaagaaaatatttgagaaaacgcgaaaatagaagataaatttaattttacgtattacgTTATTGGCGGGTAATACATTAGGTaggagataaatttaattttacatattacttagcaggtaaaatttacgtattacgtgattggcgggtattacgttagataggagataaatttaataaaaatttaaattatcagatTGGCGACTATTAAATTTTGGCaagcaatataaattttaattttaattttaagtattacgtgattagcgggtattacgttagatataagataaatttaattaaaatttaaattatcagatTAGCGggtattaattataaatttaaaacataattttgAATGCTACTTGATTGGCATGTATTATgtttgagaaagaaaatattcgAAAAAACGcgtagataaaaaataaatttaattttacgtattacgTTATTGGCGGATATTACGTTAGATaggagataaatttaattttacatattacgtGATTGGCAGGTAAAATTTACGTATTACGTGACTGGCGGATATTACGTTAGATAAcatataagtttaattaagatttaaattatcaaattgacgaatattaaattttggcggatattataaatttaaaatttaattttgagtattACGCAGGTATTATATTTGAGaatgaaaatatttaagaaaactCATAAATaggagataaatttaattttacgtattatGTGATTGGTGggtagaaagaaaatatttgaaaaatgtGTAAATAGAAGATAACTGATATAGAGGGTACTTTTGTCAACAAAAAGTgacagatatttttattttttttttcgttggaTGTGATCCAATAGTAAAAACGtaagatctatatttgagaataaattattatttgaaaatttatttgaaatgaatggttgaaaattacaTGACgtgaaaatattagtaaaaaagataaagatatttttgaaaaataaaaaaatttcgaactcacgcttttataagtaaTATAGACTAGGGGTGACAATCCAACCGGCTGATGTTTGGTTCGAAATGAATTCGAAATCAATcgctcatttaataaataagttaaatacgaactaattttttcattttaatgaGCTAACTCGTGTTTGACTCGTTTAATGAACGAACGAATTAACATGAATAGCCTCTATTTGCTTGAGTTCGTTGACAATCCTAATTATAACggttatattaatatataataaatctcaaattaattttgttgcactatgtaaaattataaaggTCTAAATGAATGTACCATAATAATTTGAGTAGAACTACAATGCTGTCgaagtatagaggatttgatgcttTTATCTTTTTGACCCTTAAATCAGTACTTGTAAtcatttctaatttttgaattaatattattatcctgtTGTGACTATTCAATTTTAGGGGtactactcaatcctagggtgtcatcccaaccgtacaattcttgatcgaaagattaaaaaataaaaaacatcaaATAACCTATAAttctgatagtatagtagctctacactaataattttatattgtaaTGATGTTCTAACAAATATTATTCTTGTTTTTTCGTATAGTTCGAAGATCTTTGATTGAATACTGCTATTTTCATAAAAGAATTACTGCCTTTGTCTTGCATGAAACTGCAATAATTAGTCCAAAATTTCggaaaaaaattaggacacAGGTTTAGCAAATACAAAGCTAAGAAATATTATGAATCAAACTTCCGAAAGGATATTAACCTGAAGGGTTAGATCTTTTTTCTCTTACCAAATTAAGCTATGAGATTCGGACTGTTTGTAAGCCTTACGTGTTTAAAAGTATTGGTTCTTTTTCACTTCTAACTTTTTCACCTTTAGATCGACTGATTTTAAtcacttttaatttttggatcaaTACTAATTTACCAACCACCACTGAACTCTGCAATTCTACAATTCTTTACCCAATGACTACGAAATTACAAGTAAAACGACTTTAATTCTaagtacttctaaaagtattggTGCagtcgatagtattccagtcggACTCTATATCAATTAAGCTGAAATGCTATCAATATCACaaagttgttggtgctattagattttcggccctttgatgaaaaaatgtacggttaagatgatgtaggcctcctaggattgagtgtgTTGTTGggtgaataatataatctaacgggtaaaattgtcaaagagttaaatctaacgatgaaaaactcggtagcaccaagtgcttggtgctatcggtagtatcccagccggactatatatatatctatatatatatatagagagagagagagagaaagagagttgagctggaatgctatcggtagcaaactggctccattgccacccagttgttttttatgatggagcctttaaattgacgatcagtaccgttgaacatgatctatactacttgaagtatctagaaaccaaatttcaaatcttttcaacatcattgacctaatgatcaaagggtttcaaaatttgtaattttaatagtagatatgaggtgttttctcatttaccggtgtaaagctatccaaatcaattgaactttggttagaaaattctttaaactatttagaataagatttatactctcaatcttgattacaaaattcctatcaccactttttagaggatatttattttcagccgttcatttttacgcccacttgatggacaagagaacaatatcggaaaagtataaaatttgatttctagatacttcaaatggtatagatcatattcttttttctttttttttcttttttttttttgagagagataggtagcacgctacccgcttcgtttatttcatttagaaataaacttagctggaaatgtgaatcaacaattcgaacttgggtctcgggtatcaaccaccaaaccctttgccacttgctctagtgaCGGTCggtagtatagatcatattcaacggtgtcgatcatcgatttggaggccccatcatcgaaaacaaatgtgtgacaacggagcccatttgctaccgatagtattctagctcaactctctctctctctctctctctctctctctctctctcttctcttatactgatatagtatatatatagttttgctagaatacatTCATTAGTAAACGGGACGTTTTATACCTTATTTGTTTCGCATGAttagagcttccaaattaacGATCGGGTACCGATTGAAACGATATCTATACCACATTGAACGCTGGTTTAGaatcaatttcatgattttttcgATCGTCGACATCATTTGACGATAATGTCAGGAAGGGGGTTttcaaaaatttgtaatttaattgtCGATTAAGAGACGTCTCGGTTTAACGCgttaaagatatccaaattcaattgcgatttttggttagaaaactctttaatacttttaaaacaaggatctatactcttgattcTTGATTAAAGACTCCTAATCATCATTTcttaaagatatttttttcagccattcatttttctgttcacttgatggataaagaacaatatcgaagtggtaataaaatttgatttctaggtagtttaaaatggtttagatcatatttaggGAGGCGATCGGTCAATTTGGAAACTCTAACATCGAAAAACAAATCGGGTAGTAAAAGCTCGTTTTACTATCGAAGTGATTCTGCTCAACTTATTATTTACTAGTAGCTGactataaataatatagttatcatattatagat
Coding sequences:
- the LOC109716797 gene encoding cation/H(+) antiporter 15-like — translated: MVGTPGSGQLGCFSANQIVLNGAWRKGAFISSYAVPMFFLQVCVFVSLARLLAYLIKPLGQPKIIAEILVCVFVSLARLLAYLIKPLGQPKIIAEILVGILLGQSGLGRISNYDKYMLPKHEYMVLETVSNLAMIYFVFLVGVKLDMRYMKGLGRKVAAAATASTVLTFAATVSAVYLFGLQPVPKDLDGGSFPRPTFVVFVAAVLTVTAFPVLARLIADFKILSNDTGRLAVLASIANVTASWVILATGLAVTNPKKGWRVGAYVLLSTAALFAVFFLAVRPVMSWALRRLPEGERVSNGVVGVILVGTAVAGVLTEMIGIHAMTGAFLFGLVVPTGPVAAALVDRTEEFLVNLLLPVFYIHAGMRFNAQVLWSPDLPQNKWPAGWKPLPHEGFYLVLIIALASACKVLTGLLVSFFFSTPVSEGLTLGFLLSIRGPVEIMLLGVGYEKQILSAKVYNVLLLGVLVVTAIASPAALFTHRPPRRHVAYKRRNLQRSKPDGELRMVACVHTNRNVPSIISLLEISNPTKRSPIFVYALHLIELSGRASAMLIVHNPIQTKPGGHHHRRAGASRGGGGGGGQQQSEQIITAFENYEQHAGGISIQPLTAVSPYSSMHEDICSIAEDRHAALIVLPFHKAHTVGGDLETINPGIQSVNQKPDDREALAYAWRMAEHPGVTLTVVRFLPGADAAGAQYSASPLSGARSSDASAPMAAAAAAGAVAEEDVERLLDDEFVNEFRLKNVGAETVVYAEKVVNNSEETCAELGPIGDLLASSDFKATASVLVVQQYIVHGFAGGASEQPAAPDSPRQSVLQYLSKANHRASRPAAAVDAGWNGAGYRS